The following nucleotide sequence is from Vulpes lagopus strain Blue_001 chromosome 1, ASM1834538v1, whole genome shotgun sequence.
TGAActcatgtgtttttatttttcaatattttacagttgcatatgattttttctttttgatactcaAATTGCCCTGAGTTGGGTTTTATCgttgttgttatttattgttttagtaatctctacacccggtGTAGGGCacaaactcaggaccccaagatcaagagctacctgctcttccgactgagccagccagtgcccTCAAATTGCCCTTTTTTGGGgcccatattttaaaagaacttccATGTGCTTCCCCCATCAGGTTGAAAGAGTATTTGATTGTGGTACTCAGATTAGATCATGAGCATAAACTCCTTTCAAGTCTTCACAGAATAAGCAAGAAAAGCCAAGCTATTAAGTAGAATCAGGGACCCCCAGGAGAGGGCTTGATGAAGTTTGGCCACCACCGTGGAGGAGGCTGTTTTGATCCCAGGGAAGACAGTGTTGCCACAGTGGGCAGGTTCATGGTGAGAGCTGAGACAAGCCTTAAGGATGATGTGACCAGTCTTTATCCGTCATCCATTATGTGTACTGAAAACCTCTTATCAAAGGAAATATGTAGAAGCCAGCTGCCAGATTGTATGAGGCGAGGAGAGGTTAGTCCCAGAGAGCTAATAAGCATTTCTGATTACATCTTGCAGAAACACTCTCTAATGCTGTACTTCCATTTTTTGTATATACTGTATTCCCCCCCTTTTCCAAACTATAGTCATTTGATTTAAGACCAGGGAGCATCTAACTAAGGCAGATTACCTTCTGTTGGCACATCCAGTGGTTACCAATAGTCTCACTTATTTTCAGTTTGAGACCTGTGCTTCTAAATGCTGGTATTAGCCCTTtagttttcctcctttcttttttttttttttttttttctttaaatattttatttattcatgagagacacagagagagagagagagagaggcagagatacaggcagagggagaagcaggttctatgcagggatcctgacgtgggactcgatcctgggtctccaggatcaggccctgggctgaaggcggcgctaaactgctgagcctctcaggctgccctgttttcctcctttccacTAAGtcgaataaaatagaataaaacctGAAACATACAAATAACCGTAATGCATCTATATTGACCAAGATGGCGAAGCTGTCCAGAAGGGCCTTCAAGCTGGATTGTGCTGCTGAAAGATAGTGTTGGGGGTCAGTGTGTGGCTTTCAGAGAGGCCCAGTTTGGGGCAGGTCAGGTTGGATATTGCAGAGGGACACTGCTGGCCTGTTGGGGGATTTGTCACTCTTACAGATAGGTAAGGAAGGGGGTTGCTGTTCCAGCAAGATGAGGATTTGGCTACCCTGTCCTGACCCAGGTTCCCGAGCTGCGGAAGAAATCACGCCGCGAGTACTTGGCTAAGCGGGAGCGAGAGAAGCTTGAGGACCTAGAGGCTGAGCTGGCTGATGAGGAGTTCCTTTTTGGGGATGTAGAGCTTAGCCGACATGAGCGACGGGAGCTCAAATACAAGCGGCGAGTGCGGGATCTGGCCCGAGAGTACCGAGCGgctggggagcaggagaagctggAGGCCACCAATCGTTACCACATGCCCGAGGAGACCCGAGGCCAGGTGAGGCAAAGCAGAGTCCACTTTAGCCCTGCTCTCCAAGCTGAGCAGAGGGAAGTCTTCAGGGCTTTGGACAGGGCCTCCACTGGCCCCTTCTTGGTCTTGCCTTTCCTAGTGGGTACGGATAGTGACCGGAGAGGAGAGGCCTGGGAAGAGGGCATCCTCTGTCTTCACATGCCCTTCTCTCCACAGCCATCACGAGCTGTGGATCTAGTGGAGGAGGAATCAGGCGCCCCTGGGGAGGAGCAGCGACGCTGGGAGGAGGCCCGGCTAGGGGCAGCATCTCTGAAGTTTGGGGCCCGAGATGCTGCCTCCCAGGAGCCCAAGTATCAGCTGgtgctggaggaagaggagaccATTGAGTTTGTCCGGGCCACTCAGCTCCAGGGCAACGAGGTGAGCAGGAGAACTGTGGCACGTTCTAACGAGGTTGGGAAGCCGACCCTGAAGCTCAcacccctcctcctctgcagGAGCCATCAGGCCCATCGCCTCCATCCCAGGCCCAGCAGAAGGAGTCCGTGCAGGCTGTCCGCCGCAGCCTCCCAGTGTTTCCATTCCGCGAGGAGCTCTTGGCTGCCATTGCTGATCATCAGGTCCTCATCATCGAGGGTGAGACGGGCTCCGGGAAGACCACCCAGATCCCGCAGTATCTCTTTGAGGAGGTACAGTCATCCGCACCCTCCAGGTTGCCGGCCACTGGCCCTTGACAAGTACAGTCCTGTCAGAGCTCCTTTCACCTGTTGTTTTGAGCAGTCACTTATCTTTTCATCTTTAGTCATAGTCTTCTCCATTAAATTGTGAGTTTAAGAATAAGGGCAAACTTGTTTCCTGTTTCTGTTCTCACTTCTAACACAGTATCTGTGTCTAGTGCCAGCGTTCGTGTTGGAAAGATGCATAGACAGGTAGATGGTGGGGTTGGGACCTTCCCATACCAACCCATTCAGCCATCGGTCCTCTGCAAAGGCCAAAGAATGAGGAGTCAGAggattcattttcttgctttttcaccTTCTCTGGCTCCCCCTTGCTTCTGGGTCTGCCCTAGTTGGTCTGTCCTTTTCCATCTCAGATCTGAGCCTGAATGTGATCACCCAAAAGTCTGGGACCCTCAGAGGGTCGGGTTTTCAGTTTCTGTCTGTTCCTTCATCTCCCCCTGCCCTGTCGTGCACTTACACCTTTTTTCTCTGAATTATCCTAGGCCCCAGGAATATATTTAGCAAAGGGAAAACCTCTTCTTTTGTCATTCAGGGATACACAAAGAAGGGAATGAAGATTGCCTGTACCCAGCCCCGGAGAGTGGCAGCCATGAGTGTGGCTGCCCGAGTGGCCCGGGAGATGGGTGTGAAGCTTGGGAATGAGGTGAGATCTATGGGGCCTAGGTAGGGAGGGGAGCCTCTAGGGTCTGGGACGTAGCCCACACTGCATAGGGCTTCACACTACACGTCCAGGCCCTGACCCCTCATTCCCTAGCCCTGCACTCCCTTCCAGGAGCACCAGCCCAATCTCTATCGTTAATGGTCCCCTTGACAGGTTGGCTACAGCATCCGCTTTGAGGACTGCACATCAGAGCGAACTGTCCTCCGCTACATGACAGATGGGATGCTCCTCCGGGAGTTCCTCTCTGAACCTGACCTTGCAAGTTACAGGTACACATGGGGTCACCACCTCCCACCAGAGAGCCACCACCATTCCTGCCCAGTCTGCTGCATTCTGACCCTTCAGCACCTTCCTGTGTGTTCTTTAATCTCtagcctatttttcttttcttgtcatcCAGCTATTTTGGCCTTTGTCTTCTGATTAGCccactggttctttttttttttttttttctttttttttttaaagattttatttattcatgagatacagagagagagagagaggcagaggcacaggcagagggagaagcaggctccatgcagggagcctgacaagggacttgatcccaggtctctaggatcatgctctgggctgaaggcaggcaccaaacctctgagccacccaggctgcccaagcccACCAGTTCTTGAAGCTTTATGGTGTGGACAGTCCTAGGACTGACCTGTAGGCACCATGGAGATGAGGTAGAGGGACTGCAGAGatagaccccccaccccccattgcTTGCAGTGTTTAGAAAAACACCAGGATGACAGAATGGTGCTCTAGAGACTTGAAAAGCCACGTGAAGACCCTTTGAAGAAACTTAGAATGTCCAGCTTAGAGAGAAGAGACTCAGGGAGACATCCTGGTTCCCTCTAAATATGGGAAGGGCTGCTCCGTGGAAAAAGAGGTAAAGCTTGTTTCACGTGGCTGCAGCGAGCACAACTAGCAACCACAGGAGTGGCTATAGGGGAGACAGGTTTCAGTGCAACACTAAGAAGCGAGAGTGGTAGAGATTGAGGCCCTCAATTGAGGTAGAGATTGTGTGCTGGGGCCCTCATCTtgggcctttggcccaggtcttGGAGTAGTTTGGTCTGTGAATAGTGCCTTCCCAGTTCTGGTGTTGGCCAAGCAGGGCTTGGATAAATATGTGTTTAGGAGGAGAAGGGATCTATGCATGGGTTGCTGGTGGGATCAGGCCAGCTGAGCAGTATGTGGTTTCTCAAATCTTAGGAGGCTGTGAAGTTCTGGTCCTAGAAGATCACAGATGGAGCAACAGGACAAATATGATCTGAGCCTTCACATCCCTTGCAAAAATCTCAGAAACCATGGAAGGCCAGCCAGTGCAAGAGTGTTTAGGGTGTGGGGTTTTCCTGTCAAGCCAGCCTGCTTTGTGAAACAGCTGGGGACTTCACTGGCATAGTCAGGGATACGCACAAAGAATTGAGGTCAGGGGTGAGCTCCTGCAGGCATGGCTGTCACCTGAGAATCCAAAGACTTTAGCAAAGATATCAGAGATGTGTCCCACATACAACTAAGGAGGAGACCAAGTGGCCCGCAGAGCCCTCTAAGGTTGGGGTAGAAAGGCCtactgggggacacctgggtccctcagtggttgaacaactgcctctggctcagggcatgatcctgaggtcccaggattgagttccatattgggttccccacagggagcctgtttctccctctgcttatgtctctgcctctctctctgtttctcatgaataaataaataaaacctacagaaagaaagagagagagaggagacagagagagagagaaagaaaagaaagacagacagacaggcttACCTGGTTCCTCTCTCCAGAAGGATGCAGTAGGACCAAGAGACATGCACAACAGCAGTCTCATGGAAGCCTAGGAGCTCCTGGGCTGTGCAAATCCTGGTGCTTCAGGTCTGTATGTTCATTCTCAGCCAGCCCGGGGAGCCCAGCCTTACTCCAAAAGGCCCTGttctcacttttttccccccctttaaaACAGAAACTCTTACTTCTGTTGAGTCTAACAGATCCATGACTCTGATCCAGAGAGCATATATGACTTGTCCTGGCCTTGGCTTTCAGCCTCCAGATCTTGGCCGTTGTTGTCTGTCCAGGCTGAGATAAACTGCAGACTGCGGGCCCTTGGCTTTCTTTAACATTGTATTAGTCTTCCTTAACTGGGGTGATTGGCCTCTCTTTGGAACCCCCCCTCCCATATTCACCATTGGGCTCTTTGCTTTCCCTTTGTGCCCTTGTCCAGGGGATCCTGTTGTCCTCTCCTGGGCAGCTCTCCTGGCTCACAGCCCTCTTGTTCTTTCCCCAGTGTGGTGATGATAGATGAGGCTCATGAACGAACCCTACACACAGACATTCTCTTCGGGTTAATCAAGGATGTTGCTCGTTTCCGGCCTGAGCTGAAAGTCTTGGTGGCTTCAGCCACACTGGACACTGCCCGTTTCTCCACCTTCTTTGATGATGCTCCTGTCTTCCGAATCCCTGGACGCAGGTTTCCAGTTGACATCTTCTATACCAAGGTGCTCCCCTCAGGGAGGATGGGCTGAAGTGCGAGGCTGAAAAGCTTGGGCCTTTGGAGAAGGTTGTcccaaggagggaaggggaaatggaGAGTCTGAAGAAGAACTGGGATAAACTGATTATTGAGGTGGGAGAAGAGGAAGTTTCCTGAACAGATGGCCTTCCTGTGaccctctcctcctcacccccaggctCCAGAGGCTGACTACCTAGAAGCTTGTGTGGTGTCTGTGCTGCAGATCCATGTGACCCAGCCCCCTGGGGATATCCTGGTGTTCCTGACAGGACAGGTGTGAGACATGGGGCAAGGGGCAATGAGGTGTGTATCCCAGGGCAAAACAGAGCTGGCAGGTGGGCCTTCTGTCACTCTGGGACCTGTACTGCTCTCCCCATCCCAAATCCAGGAGGAGATTGAGGCTGCCTGTGAGATGCTCCAAGATCGCTGCCGCCGCCTGGGCTCCAAAATTCGGGAGCTCTTGGTGTTACCCATTTATGCCAACCTGCCTTCTGACATGCAGGCCCGTATCTTCCAGCCCACACCCCCGGGGGCACGAAAGGTCAGTTGGAGATACCCACATTCTTCACCCCTATAGTTCACACAAATAGTGAAAAAGAGGGTGTGTGCCTGCCCTATGCAGGCTGTGTCCTGGGCACTGCTGCAGCTGCAAGGCTTAGTTGTAGTCAATCCCTagcctccagagctggagagagagggtgaattcagcaaatatttgatcCAGTTAGTAAGTATGTGGAGATGCAGAGGAGAAGGGAAGTCCTCAGGGTGCCAAAAGGTGGGATTTGATTTggatctttaggaaaaaaaacgTAGGTAATACCAGAGCAAGGCTTAAGGTATGTTTAAGTCAGAATGTAATCCAAAAGGCTGAGGGGAAGGTTCACGTGGTGAAAACAGTTCTGGACTGAGATTAGGGAAGGCTTTTGATAGCAGTCGGAAGCATTTTGACTTTAGATGATTGGGTTTTGAGCAAAGACGTAACTTCCATCCAACAAATATATAACAAGCTCCTGCCATGTGCCAGATACTCTTCTTGGGCATGAAGATACAGTGATGAACAGAACAAAGTCCCTAGCTTCACAGCCGACAGTCTAACTTAAATTAGGAGACAGTGGACGCGTAGATGCCTGATGCTGATTTGTGACCAATGCTGTGGAGAGATATAGCCCAACATGGGGGAAAAGGAGACTGACTCCAGGGAGGCTGGGAGTGAGCAATGTCAGGAAGGTAGTTTCCTTGGGGTATAGGGAAGgtgaaagggaaactgaggcctgaacccagtgagggagggagccaggctgATAGCTGGGAAGGGAGTGTGTCCAGCAGAGGAAGGCGCTCATGCAAAGGACCCGAGTGAGGAATGTGCTCAGACCAGCGAGGGAGCAACTGTGCAGGAGTGGAACGACGGAGCCCGTAGTCCTTGGAGATGAGATCAGAAAGGTAGAGCACTTGGAGACTTAAGGGGCTTGGATATAATTCTCCAGTAGGATAGGAAGCCATCAACGGATGGTGTTAGTGATGTGAcaggtttacatttttaaaggacaatCTGGGTACCAGAAGAATGCCGGGTAAGCAGGACTTGGAGTAGAGGCAGGGAGACACATGAGGAGGCTATTGAAGGAAGTCCTAGCTGAGGCAGAGTGTGAAAGTGGTAGTGGGAAAGATGGAGGCAGGAACCTGGACTCCCTCTcccatctctaaaaaaaaaaaatttaactcttcccatttcctttccaccttatgtcttttttctttctttcctttcttttttctttctttctttcttttttctttctttctttctttctttctttctttctttttctttctttcttctttctttctttctttctttctttctttctttctttctgacttttcttttttaaatttttatttattttttatttattaaatttaaatttttaaaatttatttattcatgagagacacaggctccatgcaggaagcccgatgtgggcctcgatcctgggtctccagggtcatgccctgggctgaaggcaggtgctaaaccgctgagccacccagggattcccttatgtctcttttcattccttctctccttgACCCCTTCCTGGCCTTGTCCCTGTCTTCTGACATTAGGCAGTAATCCTCTTTGCTCCTGTCCCTTATCTctgcctgcttcttttttttttttttttttttttttttttatttatgatagtcacagagagagagagagagaggcagagacacaggcggagggagaagcaggctccatgcaccgggagcctgatgtgggattcgatcccgggtctccaggatcgcgccctgggccaaaggcaggcgccaaaccgctgcgccacccagggatccccctctgcctgcttctttaCTCAAGTCTTCCAGATTACTCTTTCTAGGGAACTTGGTGGGTGGGGTCTCCGGGTGACTACATCCTCTCACTCAGGTGGTTGTGGCAACAAACATCGCTGAGACGTCACTCACCATTGAAGGCATCATTTATGTGCTGGATCCAGGGTTCTGTAAGCAGAAGAGCTACAACCCTCGCACAGGCATGGAATCCCTCACTGTCACACCCTGCAGCAAGGTCAGCCTGCTTGCACTCTCAGCAGTGTCTCTGTGGGGAAGGTTCGACTCAGGAGGCTGTGGGGGCCTCTTAGAGGACCGGAATAAGCAGCCTACGTCTTCTCAGATTTCTTGCATAAATATTgcacttcctttttctcctcaccaGTTGTCAGCCAACctacctctcctttctttccaggCCTCAGCCAATCAACGAGCTGGTCGGGCGGGTCGGGTGGCTGCCGGGAAGTGCTTCCGCCTGTATACTGCCTGGGCCTACCAGCATGAGCTGGAGGAAACCACGGTGCCTGAGATCCAGAGGACCAGCCTGGGCAATGTTGTGTTGCTGCTCAAGAGCTTAGGTTATTGGGGTCGCCCAGTcctgagagagaagggaggtgggggctAGAGTCACAGATCCCTGTAGAGAATCTCTTCTACCCCTCATATCTTTCTTCAGGGATCCATGACCTAATGCACTTTGATTTCCTGGACCCTCCACCATATGAGACCCTGCTGCTGGCTTTGGAGCAGCTATATGCTCTGGGAGCCCTCAACCACCTTGGGGAGCTCACCACGGTGAGGTGGGATGGCAGCATGGTCTGGGGCACGATGAAGCAGTTGGGGTGAGCTCTTGGGTGCTGGAGGGGCACCAGAGGGAGGACTGGCCTcaactctttttcctctccttagtCTGGTCGAAAGATGGCAGAGCTACCGGTGGATCCCATGCTATCTAAAATGATCTTGGCCTCTGAGAAGTAAGCACTGTGCTCCTACCCTACCCCATACCTGCCAGCCTGGCTAGGCCCCCAGCACCAGCACACGAACTGGCTGTGCCTCCTCCCATCTCTGGGCCATCTTTGTGACcttgctcttttttcctttctctctctgctgtggtattctttaacaaataaattattagaaaactCTTTCTGCGCCTTTGGAGGCTCACAAGGGCAATAAGACATTTATCAAATGGGTAAGATTGACAAACAGAATTTGGGGGTGTAAATTGGTATGGAAGACTCAGCACCTGTGGGGAGAGCGCTGTGTGTGGACTGGTCTGGAGATTCTCATTCCTGAGGTTTGGGGTTGTAACATTGAGATGTGGTTATGGAGGGACCACCTTTAAATGCCATTCCTCTGCCATGGTTGAGGTCAGAAGTCATTACATGAACTTGAAGTGCTGTCTTCCCTGACGCCCTTACTCCACACCTTCCTGCCGCAGAAGTCCTTCCTACCCTCAGAGGTCCCCAGTGCCTTCCTGCCCCCAGTTCCGTGGAGGGCCCTCCTCTGCCACTGTTACGTCTGCAGCCCACCTCCTCGACACCCCATGGCCAGCACCACCACCAAATCCATCCACTCTGACTTGTAGCCCTTACCCCACCCGGCAGTCTCCATGTGAAGACACATGTCCATAGGATGGTCGCTTACCCCACCCTGTGTACCTGTGTGTCTTCCTTTGAACCTTGTGCTTTGGTCTTCCTGCCCCAGGTATAGCTGTTCGGAAGAGATTCTGACAGTGGCTGCCATGCTGTCTGTCAATAACTCCATCTTCTACCGACCCAAGGACAAGGTAGTTCATGCTGACAACGCCCGTGTCAACTTCTTCCTCCCTGGTGGAGACCACCTGGTTCTGCTGAATGTCTATACTCAGGTCACTGGGCTTAGGTGATGGGACTGAGGGAGGCACAGGGGACTCTGGCTTTGCTATGTACTTAACCTCCCCCCTTTTTAACCATCTTCACAGTGGGCTGAGAGTGGCTACTCTTCTCAGTGGTGCTATGAGAACTTTGTACAGTTCAGATCAATGCGCCGAGCCCGGGATGTGCGAGAACAGCTGGAGGGGCTCTTGGAACGCGTAGAAGTTGGTCTCAGCTCCTGCCAGGGGGACTATATCCGTGTACGCAAGGTCAGCATTTCTTTAGTCTGCTGCTGTTCCTCCGATGCCCTCAGTTTCCAGAGGGAGCTGCTCTGGGTGCCTGTAGCAGTACCTCCAGCCTGAGGCTAGGCCTCTTCCTCTGGAGAGTGTGCTCTTCCGTGCTTTCTTCCCCAGACCACTGAAGGTGCCTTCTCAGTGGGTTCTTCATGCATTCCTTACCTTTCTAGTTCTCCGAGGGCCTGACCTAAAAAAGGTAGTGAGTGCTTAGGGCCCCCAGATGTGTGGCTTTTCCGGTtgactttctctccttctgcccctcaggCCATCACAGCTGGTTACTTTTACCACACGGCCCGGTTGACTCGTAGTGGCTATCGCACAGTCAAACAGCAGCAGACAGTGTTCATTCACCCCAACTCCTCCCTCTTTGAGGAACAGCCACGCTGGTTGCTCTACCACGAACTTGTCTTGACCACCAAGGAGTTCATGAGACAGGTGAGGGGACCTTCCTCTGCCCAGGAAAGTGAGGATGTGTGGGGAGGTAGCATACTAGCAAGATTCAATTTGCTGAGACTAGctgagaaataggaaaacattaatttaaggTAGGATAAAATAGAAAGGCGTGGTTTCTGTCAGATGTGTCAGCATCTACTAAGATCCAAGAACTGCATACTCATTCAGGGAGTATTTGAATGCCTATTGTCTCAAGTGTTTAGGATGCTGGGGTGAGAATGGTGAACAAAGCAGAAGTGGTCTCTGTCCTGAGTGTACTTTACAGTCTTTATGATTAGGTTTTTTAGGGATAGTTTATTGGGAATCCTGAAGGACTTGTAGAGGTGTGTCTGACCTTGAGGTATAGAGTATTAGAGCCTGGCACCTTTACCCTAGTCCTACAGTTGAAGGTAGAagaaactttttaagattttacttatttgagagagcgagcgagcacacagtggggaggggcaggagagggagaagcagactctccgctgagcaggcaGTCTGAtgagacctgatcccaggaccctgggatcatgacctgagctggagacaGATGCTTATCTgaaccatgcaggtgccccagaagaaACTTTTTGATCACACATAGAGTGCAAGTTGGAAAAAGGTGAAccctactgatttttttctctcctcttgtaGGTATTGGAGATTGAAAGCAGTTGGCTTCTGGAGGTGGCTCCTCATTATTATAAAGCCAAGGAGCTAGAAGATCCCCATTCTAAGAAAATGCCCAAAAAAATAGGCAAGACACGGGAAGAGCTAGGATAAAGAGAAGGGGACGCAAGCCGAACTCAACATcagctccttttccttctgtacGTTATTTAATATCTACTTTTGGAATAAAGCTTGgggtaacttttatttttaaagattttatttgagagaattttttatcttaagtaggctccacgcccagcatggagcttgaactcacaaccctgagatcgagtcataTGCTCGCTCTACTGTCTAAGCCAGCGAGGTGCCCTAAGCTTATGGGAACTTTTGAGATGCAGAGAATGTGACACGGAAATTCTCATATATTCACTTAGACTTTTATTTACAACTTAAATTACACAGCAGCTTTACACAGCATGAGATGGCAAAAAAGGAGAGCAAAAAAAGGGAGGAAGCTGGCTCCTGAGATTCTAggccacctccacctcctcctcttgtGCGTACATAGCAGAGTCTTCAGTGCTGCCTCCACTCCAGTTCCTGGATCAGGTCTTGGAACAGAGGTGTAAGTTGGGTTCTGGCTCTGACAGTCCcagagccaccagggctcccaCTAGCAGCTTCTTCACAGGCGTTGGGGCTGAGTGTGAAGGCATCAGCTGCAGGAACAAAGGTTAATGTCAGTTAATGGAATGTTCTGCCCCCTTCACACCATCCCTACCCAGCCTAAGGACTCACTTTGTCTAAGCGATGGCGACAAATGAGGCCGTTGGAATTCAGGTAGAAGGTGGAATAGGCATCATAGGTCCTGGTGTAAGGGAAAAAGAGAGTCTGACTGAGGGTTCCAAAGTTTAATTCAAGCATCTGTTTAAACCAGTACTTCCTAAATTTTGCTACATATTAGATCATCTGGAGAACTCCAATCCTGATGACCAGGCTGCACCCCATCCCACTCAAATCAGAATGTCTGGCACCAGTATTTTTTGAAGATCCTTAGATGACATCATCATGCTGcaaagtctgagaaccactggtttggGCTGAGCCTAACAATTTCCTGGGATTCTCTTCCATGCCAGAAATCTTATGAAATACTCACCTAAGGTTGTGAGGCTCAACTTATTAGACGGGAATCTtcattttttcagtaaatacttgaATGATTACTATGTGCCACATAACGTACACAAACTAAGTCtagaggtttcctttttttttttttttttttaagattttatttatttattcacgaaagacacacagagagagagagagagaggcagagacataggcagagggagaaacaggctccatgcagggagcccgatgtgggactcgatcccaggtctccaggatcacaccctgggctgaaagcggcactacactgctgagccacctgggctacccccctttaaaaaaaaaacaaaagtctagaGGTTTCCTAACACAAAGTCTTGATTTCTCCCATATTAaagtatatgaaaacaaaatcccTGTCCTCAAAAAGGCCGAAGTCAGGGTTGATCAAGGACTCTCTGGAAGACCAGACAGACCGGAGCCCTAAAGGTAATAAAATTAGGAAACTGGA
It contains:
- the DHX16 gene encoding pre-mRNA-splicing factor ATP-dependent RNA helicase DHX16, whose translation is MATPAGLERWVQDELHAVLGLSERHVAQFLIGTAQRCASAEDFVQRLRDTDTLDLSGPARDFALRLWTKVPRKAVVEKPARAAEREARALLEKNRSYKLLEDSEESSEETVGRTGSSLQKKRRKRKHLRKKCQEEEEEEEEISEKGRRKTGGSKQTEKPESEDEWERTERERLQDLEERDAFAERVRQRDKDRTRNVLERSDKKAYEEAQKRLKMAEEDRKAMVPELRKKSRREYLAKREREKLEDLEAELADEEFLFGDVELSRHERRELKYKRRVRDLAREYRAAGEQEKLEATNRYHMPEETRGQPSRAVDLVEEESGAPGEEQRRWEEARLGAASLKFGARDAASQEPKYQLVLEEEETIEFVRATQLQGNEEPSGPSPPSQAQQKESVQAVRRSLPVFPFREELLAAIADHQVLIIEGETGSGKTTQIPQYLFEEGYTKKGMKIACTQPRRVAAMSVAARVAREMGVKLGNEVGYSIRFEDCTSERTVLRYMTDGMLLREFLSEPDLASYSVVMIDEAHERTLHTDILFGLIKDVARFRPELKVLVASATLDTARFSTFFDDAPVFRIPGRRFPVDIFYTKAPEADYLEACVVSVLQIHVTQPPGDILVFLTGQEEIEAACEMLQDRCRRLGSKIRELLVLPIYANLPSDMQARIFQPTPPGARKVVVATNIAETSLTIEGIIYVLDPGFCKQKSYNPRTGMESLTVTPCSKASANQRAGRAGRVAAGKCFRLYTAWAYQHELEETTVPEIQRTSLGNVVLLLKSLGIHDLMHFDFLDPPPYETLLLALEQLYALGALNHLGELTTSGRKMAELPVDPMLSKMILASEKYSCSEEILTVAAMLSVNNSIFYRPKDKVVHADNARVNFFLPGGDHLVLLNVYTQWAESGYSSQWCYENFVQFRSMRRARDVREQLEGLLERVEVGLSSCQGDYIRVRKAITAGYFYHTARLTRSGYRTVKQQQTVFIHPNSSLFEEQPRWLLYHELVLTTKEFMRQVLEIESSWLLEVAPHYYKAKELEDPHSKKMPKKIGKTREELG